TTTTAAGGTACAaaactataaaatataaaatgtaactaactgtGGTTACTTTGACTGCTACTGCACATTTAACTAAATCTGATAGACCAACCAGCATTTAGGAAATACTGTCAGCAGTGctggtgccttttttttttctttttttttttttttttcgggggtaCAGACCATTttgaacatcttttattttgactaACCGTTAAGAGTTGGAGTCTCTGAATGTCGTGTATACATGCAGATGACTTGCCGGAAAGCCCAAGTGGAGGCCGTGAACAGCGCTAACAAAGACATATGGAGCACATGGGTATCTATGCCTATGAAAGTGGAGAAGAAAATTGTCTGTATCACAACTGTAAAATGATATTATTTGTCCAGAATAGATAACAATTTCTTTACAATGGATTAGTTAATTTTGGGCTATCTGGCTTCCATGAAAATTCTCCCTTCAGACTGtcagaaaacattcaaaatacaCAATCGGGAGTTAATTGTATTACTCCGTCTATTTGCGAGTGTAGATTTCACCTAAATTTACCAAATGTTGACATTAGAAAGCATCAGTTGAATATTTAATTATACAAATTCATTTGTTAAAcaacaaatatgtatgtacttTTACAATACACATCTTTAAAGGTCGTTTTCTTCAAATCATTTTGTTCTCATAAATCTCAACTTTGCATACAGAACATGTTagttttattcatatatatatatatatatatatatatatatatatatatatatatatatatattctgaaggtttttatgGTTTGTTCATACATCATTCATGTTCAAAACATGATGGAAATCTGTGATACTAAGGGATCCCAAAAATTCTCTGTCAATAGAATGGAAAAAGTTTTGAACCTGGCTTTATCAAATGTTCAGGTTTCTTTTCTGGAAATATATGCACATTGGTGCATATTTAATGAGATgtctaatttgcatatttaaacatatatcAAAAGATTtgtaatgaaacaaaaaatgGTATAAATGTAGGTAATGAactggtgaagtttcatggCCATCTATTAGTTTAAATATTGATCTGTAGCAGGGCCCGCTCAGAGGATCTCCTTTAAAGACTGATCACTTGACCAAGATGATACCATCACTGAGCAATCGCATACTCACAACTTGCCTCAACCAAAGCTGAGTGAGTGCTCCACCTCCCGTCCTCTTCCACGTCTTTTTTCAGGAGGTATGGGACCCGCTGCACCCGTTGTGGCCGCAACATCCACTCCAGCGACTGGGTGCGTCGGGCCCGAGGCAGCACCTTCCACCTGGCCTGTTTCTCCTGCAACTCCTGTAGGCGCCAGCTGTCCACCGGGGAGGAATGCGGACTGCTGGAGAACCGGGTGTTCTGCCGACCACACTATGACCTTATGATGGAGAACATCATGCGCGTTAAAGTAAATGGTGAGTTAAGGGACGGGTAACGAGGGACTGGTTGAGCGACGCAAGACAACATTTCCGAAAAAAATATTACCAGACTAAATGTTAAGCATTCACAGATGTTGTTAATCAACCCACTGTGGCGATGTGCAGGTGACAGTTTTGATACCAAATACTCAACATGTGCCAGTGACTTGAAAGATGTGCACGGGAGGAGCTCGTCAGAGACGGGACCTATAATCAAACAATGTAAAATGACCTTTGTTCCACGGCTTGTCTTAAAGAGCAACCAACagtacaggaggaggaggcagagaaagaaaagtccAGCACCATGACCAGACCTGCTAAAAgggccaggaccagcttcactGTGGACCAGTTACAGGTACTGGCATATGTATTCTTCGAACTGCAGTGCAGGTGGGAGAGAAATAGTGACTAAAACAACTACTTTGGATGGatacaaaacaagaaaattaCACACTTTAACAAGTGGACGTAATGCGCGATTTCACATTTTACACATGGTTAAACACAGGTGATAATAGACCTTTCCTCAGCAGTGGAAACACAGGTGATAATATACCTTTACAGAGCAGGGTAAACACGGGTGATAATATACTTTTACAcagcagggtaaacacaggtgtccGTGATTAAATGAATTATGCTCCTGTTCCATTTACTGGCCCAGAGCTGTttcagtgagccagcatgcattACACCTGAACCCTGACCTGCCTAAATGCAGCGGGGTATTTGCCAGTTACATCTGTGAAAGGTAACAATGTAATGACCCATCTGATTGAACACACAGCTGCTCATAATATTAATTTCTAAGTCATTCAGTACTACACTTTTATCAGCTGCCAGCAGGTGGGGCTGCTCTGCCCCTCTGGCCACCGATACTCCGATTAGTTTAAAGGAATATCCAGTAGTACTACACCTTAGTATCGCATCTGTTCATCTCATTGATGGACTGTATTTCAGCAAGCTGCAGACTCAAGGGTGAGTAGAGTCTAAAACAGAGTTACAATGAGAGTGAATGTTTGACTTAGTTGTTGAGTGGCCAGACACATGACTTCATTCCTGCtgaatgtataaatatgtgATGGTAGCCATGATGAATGTACGCTCACCTAGCTCTGATGTTTTCTCAACAAAACCTGCAACTGTGTCAACACGTTCCCCTCTGTCATCTCCACATGTGCAGGTAATGCAAACCCAGTTTACTAAAGATAACAACCCAGATGCCCAGAATCTGCAGAACCTGGCAGAGAGGACCGGTCTCAGCCGCAGGGTCATTCAGGTAAAGCCTCTCGCTGGTGAACACTCAAACATTTGATTGAGAAATCCCCGTCAGCGACAACCGAGAGGGAATGATAGCTTTGTACGATGACACTGCAGCAGTTACCGGTCCGTTCTCCCCGTTCAGGTTTGGTTTCAGAACTGTCGAGCTCGTCAAAAGAAATACATCAGCCCAAATGCCTCCCTGATGACATCGTTTGCTCCTAATCAGCTGACGCCGCCACTGATGGAGGACCTGCAATACACAACCTATATTTCCCCAGATGCGCCCCTCCTCGCCACACTGACGTATATGGATGgtgaggaacacaaacacacatcattgCAAAGATGTTTAGCTCAGTGATAACAATATGAATAGTCAGTAGGAGAGCTTTGTATAGTCTGTATGTGGCTGCCAGGCGACAGCCTGCCATTGGAATCAATTCTCCACTACAGTGTATTACATCCCGTTGTTCATGTTTCACTCTTAACTCCCTCAGTCCAAAATCCGGACCAACTTTTGCTTCAGCCACTCGTCTCCCATTCGCTGACACAACTGCCAGTCAGCCACGCCTGAGCTACAGCCCGCCTCTCGACAACAGAAGCCAATGACAGAAAGGGTCCCAAGATGACAGCAGCAGTTAAACCAATCAATGAGTTAAATGTTCACAGCCTAATGTTTGAGCAGACACTGAATTGATTTCACCGGATCACACAGATTCACAGGTGACGATGACAGTGTGAATGAAACTTTTGTTAATATGTATATGCTgtgcatttctttgtgtttaatttatttggaGAAAATGATGATATGGCACTTTTTGTCGgagaaaatatgtaaaaacagAGTATGGATTTGGTTCAGTTGGATGTTTATTTAAGGATGTGtttgatgataataaaattGTCAGTTGGGCACTCGAGAGAGACGAAATCGGGCGGCTCCTCCTGTATAAAGAGCACTTCAGGAATAGCTTGTGTAAATGAAAACCACTgggcatcacacacacattcacctcCTGCTCCTTGTTGtgttactgacacacacacatgtagagaaAGACCTCCTGCAGCAAGTATGCTCCTTTCAAAACAGCCATCCGTCGTCGTTTGGAAACCAAAGCTGATTATTCCAAGCAATACCAGGTGTCCATGTTTCCTCAGCTAGCAGCCATGTCTGGCGTGCACACTGGGGACAGATGGACCTTCACATTAAACGTGTGGCATGCTGGGAATTAAAGTCTGCGGCTGCCCTTTCACTTGAGTCTTGAGCCCTTTCACTTGAGTATCTGACAGTCATAGTTCTTTTTTAGGTTCCGACTTTACATACAAAACATAGGATCAGTTCATGGATTATGATGCAAGCTGTTAAATGAGCTCTTACATTTTTTGCATTTGTAATATCTATACACATCTGATAATATAACTGCTGTCAGGAGCATTTTACTGCATAACAATAACTACATATTGTTGATAATAGATCTCCTGGGGGATTTCTGCATATTAAAGTCTGCTTAAACATCAAAagtgtaacatttaaatacgcaatgaaagaaaaaaacaacaatgtgtctCTTGAATTATAATCTCATTATGTATTTTGAGGTTTGAATTCATAAAAGCCTTGGCTCTGATCTGAACCCAGCATGTCTTCTGCATATTTCTTGACACAATTCTGGTTTGTCCTTAAATGATATGCTAATAGGTTAATGAGGATATTATTGTGAAAAGACGTTGAGTAAATGGTACATACTTGTGTTCTTCTCAAAGGATCATTTGAAAGACTGCCATCACTTGCCAATGAGTAAGCATTAAAGCTATACATTCTCACAGTCAtgactttaaataaatgtgaagaCTTGTGAACAATATTTTGCTGGCTGTGAGTGAAGCGTGAGATCAAAAGAAAAACTCTGTGATGATCGAGTCTTTAATTCCCACAAGTTATGATAATAATCCATCCATTCTGCAGTTGTATATGTGAACAAGTTGTGTATGGATCGATTCAACGTTCATCTTCCTGGTGAATTAAAGAGACGGCAGAGTTTCTAACCGTTTCAAACGGCAGATTTTTCCTTAATGAAGGAATCCAGGAGAAGGTAGGTCAGATTTCAGCCCTCGTGTTTTGGGTGTTCTCAgcccaaacaggaagtggttgaTGAAAGTCCTTGTGGTGGTGCTCTCTCAtctgaaaacatttgttgtCTTGTTCACAGCCCACTCCCCACCAAATGTCACcaagtgtgttgtgttgttttttaaaatctcctGGTAAACGAAAACTAActaacaaacaggaagtaatcCTGTCTTTTGATTGGTCACCACGTATTTTTAATGCAATGAAGAAACTTtctaatttaaatttaaatgttacTTTATGAGTGAGACCGTATTTAATAGATTTTATTCTAACAGACATTCTGTATTTGTCTTCagtaaagaacaaaaaagaccCGTCTATAACAACACCCTTAGACTTCTATTCAAGCTGACTTGATTTAAAAATTGTAATTAATCTTGTCTAAATAATGTTTCATAAGgtttggtaaaaaaacaaaacatttatacTCATGTTTACAAATCGGGTGGCTTAAAAGCTGGTGATGTGAATTATATAAATaagtcattcacacacatatacctgCTAATATGTCTTTCATCTTTTAGCCATATTGTGTTCCCatacatttcaaatgtatgACGGCATTGATGAAGTTCTTAATGATCATTTTTATGTAAGTTCCTCCCTCAATATTTAAAAGTGGTCCTTTCCAATCTTTGCATGAAGAGGTTCTCGACATGAAACTGAAAACTGAGACAAAAGCGTTCAGCATACCGTCAGGTGAATGCTATGGTTTGAGGATAAAATAATGACTAAAATAGTATGTTTTTCCACAGTAACATTTTCCCATAATGTTCCTTTGGTTCAGCAAAACACCAGtgtgaaaacactttttattgaGAGCTTTGACAATCAAATGTCAGTAGAAAGTAGATCTCAAATCAGTTAATAATTTAAGTAACATACAACAGTACAAGGTAAAAACTGACGGACGAACTATAAATATAGACTTTGTCCTGAAGCTGGCACAAGACGGAAAGCCATGatgtcattaaaacattttttaaagtatcTTGTGAGCATTAACGTTATCAGTAACTTCCACAGCAATCCGTTCCTTTGATTTTGAGATATTTTATGTGCTTATTTGACCTGACGGTGGCGACACAGGAAAACCAATGTGGAGTGTCCAACATGGAGAGCATGAAAATACATCACTTTTCTTCCCATGTGTTTGCACAGGTGCTGAAGCAGCTTCATGTCCAGTACCTCCAGGCCTCGGCTCACCATGCTCAGAGTCCGGGTGCATTGGAGCGTTTCCATCAGACATTAAAGTCCCTTCTACTGCATGGTTGCAGGTTAATGCAGCTTGTGTAGCTGATCCAGTGCTGGTGGACTCTCCGCAGAACCTGTTGGGTCGTGAGGAGGACTCACTGGGTACGCCCAAGCTCGGTTGCACGGCCGGTTGAGGAACTATGACTTTCTTCTCAAATCAATTTTACTCCTTTTCAGTTATATTATTCAGTTATTGAAAAAGAAGATTTTTCCAAGATGGCGCCGTGCCGTGGAAGACGTCGTGCCTGGTCCCTGTCCCAAAGAAGCCGATTCCATCTGGCCTCAATGACTACCGACCGGTTGCCCtcacatcccatgtgatgaaggtgctggagaggctggtcttggcccACCTCCGACCGCAGGTGAAATCATCGCTGGACCCTCTGCAATTTGCTTACCAGCCTCATGTGGGAGTGGAtgacgccatcatctacctgctgcaacgagctcagtcgcacctggatggaaccggtgtCTCTGTGAGagtcactttctttgacttctccagtgcatttaacaccatccaaccactgctactgagtgagaagctgcgggtggtgggggtAGACTCATCCATcatctcctggatcactgactacctcacaggcagttTGTCAGAgtgggccgtgtgctgtctgatacggtggtcagtgatgttggagccccacagggaactgttctgtctcccttcctgttcaccctgtacaccactgacttccagttcAACACGGgatcatgccatctgcagaagtactctgatgactctgcagtggttgGGTGTATTAGTgatggacgggaggaggagtacagaGCAGTGGTGAgtgactttgtggagtgggccggTGAGAATCAcatgcttctgaacgtggccaagtccagagagatggtggccgacttcaggaggaagacgacagcTCCTAGACCTCTGAGTGTCCTGGGAGAGgacctgggtgtctccatcgacagccgactgaactggaaggccaacatcaacgctgtctacaagaaggggatgagtcgacTCTTTTTCCTGAGGAAGCTTCGATCCTTCAACGTGTGCAGCAAGATgctggagatgttctaccagtcggtTGTGGCCAGTGTCTTGTATTTCGCCAttgtctgctgggggagcagcattggagccggtgaCACCAACAGACTTAACAAACTGGTTAAGAAGGCCGGCTCTATCATCGGCGGAAAGCAGGAGCatctggaacaggtggtggagaggaggacactgaagaaactattgtccatattggacaacccggaccaccctaaccaccacctactgcagagtcagcggagcactttctccaaaagattcatccagctccgctgtcacaaggaccgATACAGGAAAAAAATTCCTGCCCACAGCAATTGGGCTGTACaacaaatcacctctggccagatcctctgtgtacacattttcatttccactgtacacattcacatttatgttgatttacacttcatatacactacactttacattttgcacactctgtttaaacttaaattaatgtccttaaatacacactgcagttattcgtattctattgtgtatatatatattttacatattttgcacactctgtttacatttaattttattgaatgtccttattgtattctattctgtatatctattttattgtatatatctattttattttatattttgtatatatctgtcatccctgtttttatattttattttattttgtgtgtttagtttatttagtctattccatttggcgTCTGTAAAGTGCTGGGcactactatgacaacaaatttccccttggggattaataaagtatatatctatctatctctatctatgtcaacacatgttctatgtgtatgTTGTGGGCAGTGGTACAGTTGTTTCTACTGACCATGACCCACTTATCTTCCTGAACTCCTTGCAGTGTTCTAACAGGAGGTAAATCAGGTGGTCACTCTGTTTGCAGTCTTACTGTTTGGACATTCATTATGTAAAGGGGACGGACAATgcatcaggaaacactccataaactttcattgttatgcagatgatactcaattatatctattgatcaaaccagctcgctaaaattcaagcatgtcttaaagacataaaaacatggatgacctacaacttcctgatgttaaactcagacaaaactgacgTTATTTTAGTCGGCCCTGAACacttcagagatcaattatctgatggca
This Cyclopterus lumpus isolate fCycLum1 chromosome 17, fCycLum1.pri, whole genome shotgun sequence DNA region includes the following protein-coding sequences:
- the LOC117746662 gene encoding LIM/homeobox protein Lhx8-like, whose product is MSEDERGPSEAVFTELQQGNVYVDTGSSGPDDIFEEDSYSPSSLSSSSSASVRTLGSLQEKALCTSCGHDIVDRYLLKVNNLCWHVRCLSCSVCNASLGRHVSCYIKDKEVFCKLDYFRRYGTRCTRCGRNIHSSDWVRRARGSTFHLACFSCNSCRRQLSTGEECGLLENRVFCRPHYDLMMENIMRVKVNEQPTVQEEEAEKEKSSTMTRPAKRARTSFTVDQLQVMQTQFTKDNNPDAQNLQNLAERTGLSRRVIQVWFQNCRARQKKYISPNASLMTSFAPNQLTPPLMEDLQYTTYISPDAPLLATLTYMDVQNPDQLLLQPLVSHSLTQLPVSHA